From Shewanella yunxiaonensis, the proteins below share one genomic window:
- a CDS encoding alpha-ketoglutarate-dependent dioxygenase AlkB family protein, producing MAKIPQQSELLFDGAGERQRETFNAPPMLLVRGYLSQAQQQILWQEALMYPLQKPVVEVFGKPHPIPRTQVWFGDLGCDYLYSGMMVRALAWPKYCQRLRLMLQRDFQFQSNGVLVNRYADGRDCMGWHSDDEPELQPGSDIASVTIGAARDFDIRSRQTHEKIRLQLESGDLLLMRWPMQQQWQHALPKRLKLQEPRINFTFRQLIPYFHSQ from the coding sequence ATGGCGAAAATACCCCAGCAATCAGAGCTGTTGTTCGATGGTGCTGGTGAGCGGCAGCGGGAGACTTTCAATGCCCCCCCGATGTTGTTGGTGCGGGGCTACCTTAGTCAGGCACAACAGCAAATTTTATGGCAAGAAGCGCTCATGTACCCATTACAAAAGCCCGTGGTAGAGGTTTTCGGGAAACCGCATCCGATCCCTAGAACTCAGGTTTGGTTTGGTGATCTAGGATGTGACTATCTGTATTCCGGTATGATGGTGAGAGCACTTGCTTGGCCAAAGTATTGTCAACGTTTACGGCTGATGTTACAGCGTGATTTCCAGTTTCAGAGCAATGGTGTGCTGGTAAACCGATATGCGGATGGGCGTGACTGTATGGGCTGGCACAGTGATGATGAGCCAGAGCTGCAACCGGGGAGCGATATTGCTTCAGTAACAATTGGTGCCGCCCGAGATTTTGATATTCGTTCCCGGCAAACACATGAGAAAATACGGTTACAGTTGGAAAGTGGCGATTTGCTTTTAATGCGTTGGCCCATGCAGCAGCAATGGCAACATGCCTTACCTAAGCGCTTAAAATTACAAGAGCCGCGCATTAACTTCACCTTTCGTCAGTTAATTCCGTACTTTCACAGTCAGTGA
- a CDS encoding methyltransferase, producing the protein MMAQFSFANQVLELQRYPTNQQTNLQAWDAADEHLLHMLDERALPASVMMLNDNFGALLCALKSRQSDLRCLWISDAATSHYGAAQNLSQNCLPTADIQWLVEAPEKIDSKQLTLMKLPKNLNYFAWQLTQLSRVLPAGSELFIGAKAKSINPPLLQLIAQCFGPASASLAWKKTRVITAVADGKLRPEIAPQCWPVPEYKLQLSNLSNVFAANKLDIGARLMLQHMPQGNFQQVIDLGCGNGILGLRAAQLFPQAHIHFVDDSAQAIASAQQNWQLNNLAAEKGHFYWDDCLTNLPADIETDLILCNPPFHQGEAITDHIAWQMFVDAKQRLRAGGLLQVVGNRHLGYHVKLKRLFGNSTTVASNQKFVILQAVK; encoded by the coding sequence ATAATGGCTCAGTTCTCATTTGCAAACCAGGTACTGGAACTACAACGCTATCCCACTAATCAGCAGACCAACCTGCAAGCATGGGATGCTGCTGACGAACACCTGTTACATATGCTGGATGAGCGAGCCCTACCGGCATCAGTCATGATGCTAAATGATAATTTTGGTGCACTGTTGTGCGCATTAAAATCCAGACAATCAGATTTACGCTGTCTGTGGATTTCCGATGCAGCCACATCTCACTACGGTGCGGCCCAGAATCTCAGTCAAAATTGCCTGCCGACTGCGGATATTCAGTGGCTGGTAGAAGCGCCTGAAAAAATCGATAGCAAGCAATTGACCTTGATGAAATTACCGAAAAACCTCAATTATTTCGCCTGGCAACTCACACAACTGTCCAGAGTGTTACCTGCGGGAAGTGAGCTGTTTATCGGTGCCAAAGCAAAATCCATCAATCCACCGCTGCTGCAACTCATCGCCCAGTGTTTTGGCCCTGCAAGTGCCAGTCTGGCCTGGAAGAAAACGCGTGTTATTACGGCAGTTGCTGATGGTAAATTGCGACCAGAAATTGCCCCACAGTGCTGGCCGGTGCCGGAATATAAACTGCAACTTTCTAATTTGAGCAATGTTTTTGCGGCCAACAAATTGGATATAGGGGCTCGTCTGATGCTGCAACACATGCCACAGGGAAATTTCCAACAGGTTATCGATCTTGGTTGTGGCAATGGCATATTGGGGTTACGAGCAGCACAGTTGTTTCCACAGGCGCACATTCATTTTGTCGATGATTCTGCACAAGCAATTGCTTCAGCGCAGCAGAACTGGCAATTGAATAATTTAGCCGCCGAAAAAGGTCATTTTTACTGGGATGACTGTCTGACGAATCTGCCAGCGGACATTGAGACAGACCTAATCCTCTGTAATCCCCCGTTTCATCAGGGGGAAGCGATTACCGATCACATCGCCTGGCAGATGTTTGTAGATGCTAAACAACGTTTACGAGCCGGAGGATTATTACAAGTCGTCGGCAACCGCCATTTAGGCTATCACGTCAAACTCAAGCGCCTTTTTGGCAACTCTACTACGGTTGCCAGCAATCAAAAGTTTGTGATCTTACAAGCCGTAAAATAA
- a CDS encoding S9 family peptidase: MRSLLLSFCFLLLIISSATHGQELYEKYASLPIMENLSLSPDGNKLAAIYNTPNGPQVVLMDFPSVEFTPLVQLKKARDRIEYVVWSGNRYLIVALSYPEYSTGDYFRINRLYRIDLETKETRELTDKRFSQKSYYKYVNFNLVSALKNDPEHILISAYDELDKGISVYKVNLADSDFDKIIVNNYEIDSWYADNHGVVRLGLQWEKDKSTDEHKFTTWYRNADGEPMKALHTVIIGKSETFDVMGLNDDGSKAYVLSDRINNRESLWLYDIPNNKFEREVYSNPQYDLRGALINNEGELAGVFYYDDYLRQHYFSDADAKQTMLAKKLLAGMESSIVTSSRDKQRFIIEAESTSKLPTYFYVDLRTKKAGAWLSKYPLLNHEALAVPQNIKFKASDGMELNGYLTIPANIEKPPLVVFPHGGPHSRDYKYFDPFVQFFAAKGYAVLQVNFRGSEGFGNAYQTAGYYEWGKRMQRVVDDAMDYVVSNFPVSKNQACMVGASYGGYVALTEAFQQPDRYKCYVSIAGISDLEADIAHEKKMKVYVGNIIKEESRDALAALGDVSAINHIDEIKAPILLIHGTKDTQVNYHQSSDFYDKARRKIDIKYIELKDTTHYLDDPTGRTATFKALDEFLSKYL; the protein is encoded by the coding sequence ATGCGTTCTTTACTTTTATCGTTTTGCTTTCTGCTATTAATAATATCTTCTGCAACTCATGGGCAGGAGTTGTATGAAAAATATGCATCATTGCCTATTATGGAAAACCTCAGCCTTTCTCCAGATGGCAATAAACTCGCTGCAATATATAACACACCCAATGGGCCTCAAGTGGTATTAATGGATTTTCCATCCGTGGAATTTACCCCACTAGTTCAACTAAAAAAGGCTAGAGACCGCATCGAATATGTTGTCTGGTCAGGTAATCGCTATCTGATAGTCGCGCTAAGTTATCCAGAATACAGCACTGGCGATTACTTTCGTATCAACCGTTTATATCGTATTGATTTAGAAACCAAAGAAACCAGAGAACTTACGGATAAGCGTTTCTCCCAAAAAAGTTACTATAAGTACGTCAACTTTAATCTTGTCTCAGCTTTAAAGAATGACCCAGAACATATTCTGATATCTGCATATGATGAGTTGGATAAAGGCATAAGTGTCTATAAAGTTAATCTGGCGGACAGTGATTTTGATAAAATCATTGTTAACAATTATGAAATTGATAGCTGGTATGCCGATAATCACGGTGTGGTGCGGCTTGGGCTGCAATGGGAAAAAGATAAATCCACTGACGAACATAAATTCACTACTTGGTATCGAAATGCAGATGGTGAACCAATGAAAGCACTGCATACGGTAATTATTGGAAAATCAGAAACGTTTGATGTCATGGGCTTGAATGATGATGGTAGTAAGGCCTATGTATTAAGTGATCGCATCAACAATAGGGAGTCTTTGTGGTTGTATGATATTCCCAATAATAAATTTGAACGGGAAGTATATAGCAATCCCCAATATGATTTACGTGGAGCACTAATTAACAATGAAGGCGAATTAGCCGGTGTATTTTATTATGATGACTACTTACGCCAACATTATTTTTCTGATGCAGATGCTAAACAAACAATGCTCGCCAAAAAGCTGTTAGCGGGGATGGAAAGTTCAATAGTCACTAGCTCTCGCGATAAACAGCGTTTCATTATTGAGGCAGAGTCCACCTCAAAGCTACCTACCTACTTTTATGTGGATTTACGTACTAAAAAGGCCGGGGCCTGGCTATCTAAATACCCACTGTTAAACCATGAAGCTCTTGCGGTGCCACAAAACATCAAATTTAAGGCCAGTGATGGCATGGAGCTAAACGGCTATCTGACAATACCTGCTAATATTGAAAAGCCACCTTTAGTTGTGTTTCCCCATGGAGGACCACATTCCCGGGACTATAAATATTTTGATCCATTTGTGCAGTTTTTTGCGGCTAAAGGATATGCCGTGTTGCAAGTAAACTTTCGTGGTTCAGAAGGGTTTGGTAATGCTTATCAAACTGCCGGATATTATGAATGGGGCAAACGGATGCAGCGGGTTGTAGACGATGCCATGGACTACGTGGTATCAAACTTTCCAGTATCGAAAAACCAAGCCTGTATGGTAGGTGCGAGCTATGGGGGCTATGTCGCCTTAACTGAAGCATTTCAACAACCAGATCGTTATAAATGCTACGTCAGTATCGCAGGTATTAGTGATTTAGAAGCCGATATCGCCCATGAGAAAAAAATGAAGGTTTATGTAGGTAATATCATCAAAGAGGAAAGCCGAGATGCCTTAGCGGCACTTGGAGATGTATCAGCGATAAATCATATAGATGAAATTAAAGCGCCTATTCTATTAATTCATGGCACCAAGGATACTCAGGTTAACTACCACCAATCCTCTGATTTTTATGATAAGGCTCGTCGTAAAATTGATATTAAATATATTGAGCTTAAAGATACCACCCATTATTTAGACGACCCCACTGGTAGAACGGCGACATTTAAAGCGCTGGATGAGTTTCTCAGTAAATATCTCTGA
- a CDS encoding choice-of-anchor H family protein, with protein sequence MTKVNVITSMALLLIWAGSSYAATTKSVDYKAVESADEAQLREEAVSQLQQATETNILVQTREQIIAAKVADNNSGSKSAQKISSFSAHNYYHEFSFYDVATYLLADDNYDGFYHSFSLDIDADVYGADVTESVPVYAELYLSRNGGDWMHFYTTDVFYLQGDSSYDSYQVTTSLETGYPTDHYDVLIDLYEVGYSDIVATVSSYDLNSLYALPLQSRDRDNYNNNGGALVTVNAGSMSAAGVIVLGLLAWRRR encoded by the coding sequence ATGACTAAAGTGAATGTAATTACCTCCATGGCGTTATTGCTGATATGGGCTGGAAGCAGTTATGCGGCGACCACCAAATCCGTTGATTACAAAGCGGTTGAGTCAGCTGATGAAGCGCAATTACGCGAAGAGGCTGTCAGTCAGTTACAACAGGCAACCGAGACCAACATTTTAGTACAGACCCGCGAGCAGATTATTGCGGCTAAAGTCGCTGATAATAACAGCGGCAGTAAATCAGCCCAAAAAATATCCTCGTTCAGTGCTCATAATTATTACCACGAATTTAGCTTTTATGATGTTGCGACCTATCTTTTAGCTGATGATAACTATGATGGCTTTTACCATAGTTTTTCTTTAGATATTGATGCGGATGTCTATGGTGCGGATGTTACTGAAAGCGTCCCTGTATATGCAGAGTTATATCTCAGTAGAAATGGCGGTGACTGGATGCATTTTTATACCACGGACGTATTTTATCTGCAGGGAGATAGTTCATACGACAGCTATCAAGTCACAACTTCATTGGAAACTGGCTATCCGACAGATCACTATGATGTGCTGATTGACCTCTATGAAGTGGGGTACAGTGATATAGTCGCTACTGTAAGCAGCTATGATCTGAATAGTCTCTATGCGTTGCCGCTGCAAAGTCGTGACCGGGATAATTACAATAATAATGGCGGGGCATTGGTGACCGTTAATGCCGGGAGTATGTCTGCTGCGGGAGTAATTGTATTGGGGTTGCTTGCCTGGAGACGACGTTAA
- a CDS encoding PepSY domain-containing protein, which translates to MSLSKRNNPKEIKLLGSLILLLGLSLSSPVLHAKQPNNNRQGKPQNQLVVRSNNQAAQIVKSRYGGKVLKVESTRMNGDPGYRVKLLTENGRIIYVSVNAASGRIDK; encoded by the coding sequence ATGAGTTTGAGTAAACGCAACAATCCAAAAGAGATCAAGCTATTAGGCAGCCTGATATTGCTGCTTGGATTGTCGTTATCCAGTCCAGTTCTGCACGCCAAACAGCCCAATAACAACCGCCAGGGAAAACCACAAAATCAGCTTGTGGTTCGTAGTAATAATCAGGCGGCACAAATAGTGAAAAGTCGTTATGGCGGAAAAGTATTAAAAGTCGAGTCAACCAGGATGAACGGAGATCCCGGGTATCGAGTGAAATTACTGACCGAAAACGGCCGTATCATTTATGTTTCGGTCAATGCCGCCAGCGGCCGCATCGATAAATGA
- a CDS encoding response regulator transcription factor encodes MRLLLVEDDVSLQANLKQHLEEANFGVDCATDGEEGLFLASEYPYDAAIIDVGLPKLNGIQLIEAMRQQQRDYPVLILTARDTWQDKVEGLDAGADDYLTKPFHPQELLARVKALIRRAAGKASPVLENGPLTINTSAAEVRLSNQLINLSASEYRLLEYLMLHQGAVQSKTVLIEHLYDQDFDLDSNVIEVFIRRLRRKLDPDNALGLIETLRGQGYRMNSVGDKVKE; translated from the coding sequence ATGCGCTTGCTATTAGTGGAAGACGATGTGTCGCTGCAAGCCAACCTTAAACAGCATCTGGAAGAGGCTAATTTTGGTGTCGATTGCGCCACCGATGGTGAGGAAGGTTTATTTCTTGCCAGCGAATATCCCTATGATGCGGCTATCATCGATGTTGGTTTACCCAAGCTCAATGGTATCCAACTGATTGAAGCGATGCGACAACAGCAACGGGATTATCCAGTTCTCATCCTTACCGCTAGAGACACTTGGCAAGATAAAGTCGAAGGACTCGATGCCGGTGCCGATGATTACCTTACCAAGCCCTTTCACCCACAAGAATTGTTAGCACGAGTAAAAGCGCTCATTCGCCGAGCTGCGGGGAAAGCCAGTCCTGTATTAGAAAATGGCCCGCTCACAATCAATACCAGCGCCGCTGAAGTACGTTTGAGCAATCAACTGATTAACCTGAGTGCTTCGGAATATCGGCTATTGGAATACCTGATGTTACATCAAGGCGCGGTGCAGTCTAAAACGGTATTGATTGAACATCTTTATGACCAGGATTTTGATTTGGATTCAAACGTCATAGAGGTTTTCATTCGCCGTTTGCGTCGTAAGCTCGATCCGGATAATGCACTGGGTTTGATAGAAACGTTGCGGGGTCAAGGATATCGAATGAATAGCGTCGGCGATAAGGTCAAGGAATGA
- a CDS encoding ATP-binding protein, translating to MTDTKSEHQHWQWLTGSLKARLIASAVLLNLVLLPLIGVTLADAFRVQMTDAVKDELSATLYGILALTEVQQGKLELPQLLQDSQFNVDQSGLYAIITDNDQDDVLWHSQSFIGFSLPDNLLTPPLGESQFGEIMLNGKPHFILSFSASFASASPGGSDLPFCVHILKSTVSFEATQQEFRHQLWRWLALLMLALLLIQGGWLWWTLKPLARFRSELLAVQQGKQQRLGSHYPLELEQVAKQLNTLISNELNQRQRYRNALSDLAHSLKTPLAVLSSIKSLPAEAQEPINNINTNISHQLKRAQAAGNSAWYRSVNVVPLAEKLLRTLKKIHQQKSLQVNLHIDNEALFFGDEADFSEILGNLLDNAFKAAKNQLTVSIVSDKQCLRLQVEDDGSGVDAQQRERIFQRGVRADTYKQGHGIGLAIVKDLLHSYQGSWQIDTSPTLGGARFSVTLPHYRQAEV from the coding sequence ATGACTGACACCAAGTCCGAACATCAACATTGGCAATGGCTGACAGGCTCCCTTAAAGCAAGACTAATCGCCAGCGCTGTGTTGTTAAATCTGGTGTTGTTGCCGCTCATTGGCGTCACGCTGGCCGATGCCTTTCGTGTGCAGATGACCGATGCTGTAAAAGATGAACTCAGTGCGACACTCTACGGCATTCTGGCACTTACCGAAGTACAGCAGGGAAAGCTTGAATTGCCACAGCTGCTGCAAGACAGTCAGTTTAATGTGGATCAATCCGGACTCTACGCCATCATTACCGACAATGATCAGGATGATGTTCTGTGGCACTCGCAATCTTTTATTGGCTTTTCCTTGCCGGATAATCTTCTTACCCCGCCATTAGGTGAAAGCCAGTTTGGTGAAATCATGTTAAATGGCAAGCCTCATTTTATTTTGAGTTTCAGTGCGAGTTTTGCATCTGCCTCTCCCGGTGGGAGCGATCTTCCATTCTGCGTGCACATATTGAAATCCACCGTCAGTTTTGAAGCGACACAGCAAGAGTTCCGGCATCAACTTTGGCGCTGGCTGGCATTACTGATGCTGGCATTACTGTTGATCCAAGGCGGCTGGTTATGGTGGACCCTAAAACCACTTGCGCGCTTTCGCAGCGAACTGCTGGCGGTGCAACAGGGAAAACAGCAACGTCTTGGCAGCCATTACCCACTTGAGTTGGAGCAAGTAGCTAAACAACTCAACACATTGATCAGTAACGAGTTAAATCAACGTCAACGTTATCGCAATGCCTTATCTGATTTGGCCCATAGTCTGAAGACACCGCTGGCAGTCCTCAGTAGTATCAAATCCTTGCCTGCGGAAGCACAGGAGCCAATCAATAATATCAATACCAATATCAGCCACCAGCTCAAACGCGCACAGGCGGCGGGCAATTCCGCCTGGTATCGGAGTGTGAATGTAGTGCCTTTAGCGGAAAAATTATTGCGAACACTCAAAAAAATTCATCAGCAGAAGTCCTTGCAGGTAAACCTTCACATAGACAACGAGGCACTCTTTTTTGGTGACGAGGCTGATTTTAGTGAGATCCTCGGGAATCTGCTCGATAATGCCTTTAAAGCAGCAAAAAATCAGCTAACGGTATCGATAGTTAGTGATAAGCAATGTTTAAGGCTGCAGGTAGAGGATGATGGTTCAGGAGTCGATGCCCAACAACGTGAGCGGATCTTTCAACGTGGCGTTCGCGCCGATACTTATAAACAAGGCCATGGTATCGGATTGGCGATAGTAAAAGATTTACTGCACAGTTATCAGGGTAGCTGGCAGATAGACACCTCACCCACCCTTGGTGGAGCACGGTTTAGCGTCACCCTCCCACATTATCGACAGGCAGAGGTATAA